Proteins from one Impatiens glandulifera chromosome 2, dImpGla2.1, whole genome shotgun sequence genomic window:
- the LOC124924284 gene encoding E3 ubiquitin-protein ligase SDIR1-like — MSSGLLGHTELRLHTSPIIALATRGRLHGLRLQLALLEREFDELVKFFLAHMKHGSTIEVGGTKGMGDEQVNIGEAVRSLPCLHQFHVSCIDPWLRQHGTCPVCKFEISSGWGDNGQDAIDVSHMV, encoded by the exons ATGTCAAGTGGACTTCTAGGTCATACTGAACTAAGGTTGCATACGTCGCCCATTATAGCCCTTGCAACGAGAGGAAGGTTACATGGCCTCAGACTTCAGCTTGCACTTCTCGAGAGGGAATTTGATGAATTAG TTAAATTTTTTCTTGCACAT ATGAAGCACGGCAGTACGATTGAGGTTGGCGGCACCAAAGGCATGGGTGATGAACAAGTCAACATTGGTGAAGCTGTCCGAAGTTTGCCATGCTTGCATCAG TTCCATGTTAGCTGCATTGACCCATGGCTGAGGCAACATGGAACTTGCCCCGTTTGTAAATTTGAGATCAGCTCAGGCTGGGGCGATAATGGACAAGACGCTATTGATGTCTCTCACATGGTTTAA
- the LOC124927380 gene encoding probable WRKY transcription factor 17, translated as MSVELFGFSKMDEPAALQEQATAGLKSMEHLLQLISTQSQKNRTGHARFRRGPVTPAGEPPSSSSSHFTPPYPTLTLALGPTPDLPPVPTPVPTPVLTPAPTPVLTPVLTPVRTPVLTPAPAPASLTLDFTKSKISCSEVKLEMGLPKQVPREPRFSLSPPPMSANSSFMSTITGDGSVSNGKMGPFILTMNPLPMMMANPIGKPPLSSVNRKRCHDHENSGFSLGVPAAGPVRCHCAKKKKFKLRRAIRVPAISSKIADIPSDEYSWRKYGQKPIKGSPFPRGYYRCSSYRGCPAKKHVERARDDPTMLIVTYEAEHRHTEAGVQEIEAAGLTLTLSQR; from the exons ATGTCGGTCGAGCTTTTTGGGTTTTCGAAGATGGACGAACCGGCGGCTCTGCAGGAACAGGCTACCGCTGGTTTGAAAAGCATGGAGCATCTGCTTCAACTGATATCTACTCAGTCTCAAAAGAACCGAACCGGTCATGCACGTTTCCGCCGTGGACCGGTTACTCCTGCTGGTGAACccccttcttcttcatcttctcatttCACCCCTCCTTATCCGACTCTTACTCTCGCCCTTGGTCCGACTCCGGATCTTCCTCCGGTTCCAACTCCTGTTCCAACTCCGGTTCTGACTCCGGCTCCTACTCCGGTTCTGACTCCGGTTCTGACTCCGGTTCGGACTCCGGTTCTGACtccggcgccggcgccggcaTCATTGACTCTGGACTTTACCAAGTCGAAGATTTCATGCTCTGAAGTCAAACTCGAAATGGGTTTGCCAAAACAGGTTCCTAGGGAACCAAGGTTCAGCTTGTCGCCGCCGCCGATGTCGGCGAACTCGTCTTTCATGTCAACGATTACCGGCGATGGAAGTGTCTCGAACGGGAAGATGGGTCCGTTCATCCTAACTATGAATCCACTGCCGATGATGATGGCCAATCCCATCGGGAAACCGCCTCTGTCGTCGGTGAATCGAAAAAGGTGTCATGATCATGAGAACTCTGGTTTCTCCCTCGGCGTACCTGCCGCCGGTCCTGTCCGCTGTCATTGTGCCAAGAAGAA GAAATTCAAACTGAGGAGGGCTATTAGGGTTCCGGCTATAAGTTCAAAAATTGCTGATATTCCGTCTGATGAGTATTCATGGAGGAAGTATGGTCAGAAACCCATCAAGGGTTCTCCATTTCCCAG AGGCTATTACCGGTGCAGTTCCTATAGGGGTTGTCCGGCGAAGAAGCATGTGGAGAGGGCTAGGGATGATCCGACGATGCTGATCGTGACTTATGAAGCTGAGCACCGACATACTGAGGCTGGGGTGCAGGAGATTGAAGCAGCTGGTCTAACTTTGACTTTGAGTCAACgttag